TCATGTTGTTGAATTCTCAGTTATGTTGTCGTTGCATTTTCGTTTACGTTATCGCTGATTTTTCAGTTATGTTGATGTTGaccttttaattaatgaatgctTTTATGTTGCACGTTTTTTATGCTCCATCTAAATTTTCTAAACGCTCGCCAAACGAATCAACACCCACCTACCGCATTTAAGCCCACCTAACTCCGCTAACTACCAATCCACCTCATTAACGCTCACCTACCGCCATAATGTGCACCAAACCCATCTTTAAATTCACGTGTTTTGTTGAATTCAACACTcgacagaaaaaaaataacggGAAAATGGATGTCTCACTCACACAACGAATGAGATCTACTCTTGCGGCAGTTTACTTCGGCGATGGAAAACCGCATTTGTTTCGAATCAATGACGGTGAAACGTTCGAAGGTCTGAAACAGCAGCTGTACCAACTGAATCGCACCGTCAACAACCCGAACGACAATAGAACGGTATCAAATCTCCTGTATCGAAAGCCATCAATTGGTTCTGACGGACGCGTTGCTTTCACTCGTATGGCTGTTGAAAACAATGATGATGTTGAAACTATGTTTTCAATCTTCGAGCAGTACTCCTCCACGGGGCCTATCGAGCTAGATGCGACACTGACAAGATCAGTTGAAGCCATCCTTGCTTGTCTTGTTGGGCCGGAAGACCCAAATAGGCAAACTAAGTGATGCGACCGTGTTGTTAtcgttttgttttttaatttgccTAAGTGTGttttccttttcatctttgttgTGATTTTTAGTTTGCCTAAGTGTGTTTCATTTTCTTGAAGTTATAATTAATACTAGTCGGTGTAATTTCAAAGATTTCGGTGAGATTGAAtaccaaattttatttcggTAAAAGCATACCAAATTTTTCCCAGATTTCGGTATTTAGGTACCGGAATTTTGACTCGCTCACTGGAAATAGGTAATTTCGGCAAAACTTTACCGAACTCGTAATTTCGGTAACTGAAACCCGAATAttacccagatttcggtaataTCCTACCGAACTTTTCTCTGGCTCACTGTTTTAGTTTGTTTCGGCAGAGTTTTACCGAAATATATCTTTTCCCAACGAATGACTTTAAACTATGTATCATCCGTGGGATCATATCCACGCGAAATCACCTGTTCGGATATAATCGTATTTCAAATGAAATTCATACATTCCAATACAAAtccaattaaaaaacaaattaaaatggaaACCGCATTCAATATAAATCCATGTTCATACATCCCAGGCAAAACGAAATTATACGGACAAATTGTTCCATTGTACACGGTAggttaaaacaaataataaaacatagcgaaaacaaaaaataaaaaactacaagcTGCTTGTTCCGGCATCTTCCGTtgttgtcttcttcttcttcttcctcttctttgtTCCTTCACCCGAGTCTCTT
This genomic interval from Trifolium pratense cultivar HEN17-A07 linkage group LG6, ARS_RC_1.1, whole genome shotgun sequence contains the following:
- the LOC123892361 gene encoding uncharacterized protein LOC123892361 → MDVSLTQRMRSTLAAVYFGDGKPHLFRINDGETFEGLKQQLYQLNRTVNNPNDNRTVSNLLYRKPSIGSDGRVAFTRMAVENNDDVETMFSIFEQYSSTGPIELDATLTRSVEAILACLVGPEDPNRQTK